The Carnobacterium sp. 17-4 genome has a window encoding:
- a CDS encoding peptide ABC transporter permease, whose translation MRTLKIKNMTLWILCSIVLFFLLLSCLYEPLLSNLLTIRVEKIMVNGEVNYPPFTPLEVLPFGTDIIGFTIFAKIIQGFKYTFFIGLLLSIAQILSSLVINMLTLHKLGSKFLLPIFSYFDKLFTLIPKPFLLLLLIGPYSNALLFNTDNVQPSANLKFVIIQLFVLFLVGLPNLVKLYHSELSVLFKQDFALASQTLGSTKFRMFRYSFKPQLTELTLNLFFKILTQNLSLFIYLAYFQLYLGGSLVTQLDASTRYTVTISNEWSGLIGQNINRLASTPWTVLVPLAFYGGFILLLNGIKRSLTGGMQNQSI comes from the coding sequence ATGAGAACATTAAAAATTAAGAATATGACGTTGTGGATATTGTGTTCAATCGTGTTATTTTTTTTACTGCTTAGTTGTTTATATGAGCCCTTATTATCAAATCTCTTAACTATTCGAGTAGAAAAAATTATGGTAAATGGAGAAGTAAACTATCCACCTTTCACCCCTCTTGAAGTTCTGCCATTTGGTACAGATATCATAGGATTTACTATCTTTGCTAAAATCATTCAAGGATTTAAATACACTTTTTTTATTGGTTTATTATTAAGTATCGCTCAAATATTAAGTAGTTTAGTTATAAATATGCTGACTCTTCATAAATTAGGATCAAAATTTTTGCTGCCTATCTTTTCTTATTTTGACAAGCTTTTCACATTAATTCCTAAGCCTTTTTTATTACTACTATTAATAGGACCTTACTCTAACGCATTACTCTTTAATACCGATAATGTTCAACCATCGGCTAATTTGAAATTCGTGATAATCCAATTGTTTGTTTTATTTCTTGTAGGGCTGCCTAATTTAGTGAAACTTTATCATTCTGAATTAAGCGTGCTTTTCAAGCAAGATTTTGCCCTTGCTAGCCAGACATTAGGGAGTACTAAGTTTAGAATGTTTAGGTATTCTTTTAAACCACAATTAACAGAACTCACATTAAATTTATTTTTCAAAATCCTAACGCAAAATTTATCTCTCTTTATTTACTTAGCATATTTCCAATTATATCTAGGAGGCTCACTAGTAACCCAGTTAGATGCCAGTACCAGATATACCGTAACCATATCTAACGAATGGAGTGGGTTGATTGGGCAAAATATTAATCGACTAGCCAGCACTCCATGGACGGTGCTCGTTCCGTTAGCTTTTTACGGCGGCTTTATTCTCTTGCTCAATGGAATCAAGCGATCTTTAACGGGAGGGATGCAAAATCAATCCATTTAA
- a CDS encoding glycosyltransferase encodes MFPLIDTGIPWLDFLLTLLVLVLMTYPVIGGFSWFIGVLCYQHGFKHKQNEWIDIPTEIEPMVTIMIPAHNEEISISDTVNYLMTKMNYSNYEVLVIDDGSTDSTPKILNQLMEQYEKLRVIRIEENKGKAHAFNVGIAFTKGKLILSNDADTAPEPDALWKYVNYFIQPDSFNIAAVSANMDVKNRTTILAKSQTVEFSSIVGIIKRTQAGVLGSLYAYSGANKMYRKDALIDANLFRQDRATEDISIAWDHQSKGWVSVFAPDIIFYMEVPENLKMLYRQRRRWAKGGTEVWLTNFKKVLLHPFQHIGRTVMFIDQTLSIIWAFVFWIFLFIFIIMLINFLIEGNTERVYHMLTMNFIFVSFEMIAGLMQLGTSMLIDDNGNKLKYFIFSPFYMLLFWMMNAAAIVITFIPAVKTILGYGKGTWTSPERRGNE; translated from the coding sequence ATGTTTCCTTTAATTGATACAGGGATACCATGGTTAGATTTTTTATTAACACTTCTAGTGTTAGTATTGATGACATATCCGGTCATTGGGGGTTTTTCTTGGTTCATCGGTGTACTATGCTACCAGCATGGATTTAAACATAAACAAAATGAATGGATAGATATTCCAACTGAAATAGAACCTATGGTTACGATTATGATTCCTGCTCACAATGAAGAAATTAGTATTAGTGATACCGTTAACTATTTAATGACCAAAATGAATTACTCTAATTATGAAGTATTAGTAATCGATGATGGATCCACTGATAGTACACCAAAAATATTAAACCAATTAATGGAACAGTATGAAAAGTTAAGGGTAATTCGAATTGAAGAAAATAAAGGCAAAGCTCATGCTTTCAATGTAGGAATTGCTTTTACAAAAGGTAAGCTTATCTTAAGTAATGATGCTGACACGGCGCCCGAGCCGGATGCTTTATGGAAATATGTCAATTACTTTATACAACCAGACTCTTTTAATATAGCTGCAGTTTCAGCTAATATGGATGTTAAGAATCGTACAACTATATTAGCTAAGTCTCAAACAGTTGAATTTTCAAGTATTGTTGGAATTATTAAAAGAACGCAAGCCGGTGTTTTAGGAAGTTTATACGCTTATAGTGGTGCAAACAAAATGTATCGAAAAGATGCTTTGATTGATGCTAATTTATTTCGTCAAGATCGGGCGACAGAAGATATTAGTATTGCTTGGGACCATCAATCTAAAGGATGGGTTTCTGTATTTGCTCCAGATATTATATTCTATATGGAAGTTCCTGAAAATTTGAAAATGCTTTATCGCCAACGTAGACGTTGGGCTAAAGGTGGTACAGAAGTTTGGTTAACAAACTTTAAAAAAGTTTTATTGCATCCTTTTCAGCACATTGGGCGGACAGTCATGTTTATTGATCAAACACTAAGTATTATTTGGGCCTTTGTGTTTTGGATCTTCTTATTCATATTTATTATCATGCTAATAAATTTTCTGATCGAGGGAAACACTGAACGAGTCTATCACATGCTTACAATGAATTTTATTTTTGTCAGCTTTGAGATGATTGCTGGTTTGATGCAATTAGGCACTAGCATGTTGATCGATGATAATGGTAATAAACTAAAATATTTTATCTTTTCTCCTTTTTACATGTTACTATTTTGGATGATGAATGCAGCTGCTATCGTAATTACATTTATTCCGGCTGTAAAAACAATATTAGGATATGGAAAAGGCACTTGGACTAGTCCAGAGCGACGAGGTAATGAATAA
- a CDS encoding helix-turn-helix domain-containing protein: MEIGNRIQELRKLNNMTAKELSERINVSPPFISAIENNSTKLSLKTLAHICDVLGVTISEFFNSEISPVEQKLISQIKQLPEEKQYELLAFLTGLI, translated from the coding sequence ATGGAAATCGGCAACAGAATTCAGGAGCTAAGAAAATTAAATAATATGACAGCAAAGGAATTATCAGAACGTATTAACGTTTCTCCTCCTTTTATTTCAGCAATCGAAAACAATTCAACAAAACTGTCCCTAAAAACACTCGCACATATTTGTGATGTTTTAGGCGTAACTATTTCTGAATTTTTTAATTCAGAAATAAGTCCTGTGGAACAAAAACTTATTTCTCAAATCAAGCAATTGCCGGAAGAAAAACAATATGAATTATTGGCTTTTTTAACTGGTCTGATTTAA
- a CDS encoding nitroreductase family protein, protein MTTKLMNNDFSDITFGRRSIRIYDETVKIPHEEMLEMIQEATTAPSAVNMQPWRFVIVESREEKEKLKPLIRFNTRQNDTSSAMILIFGDKECYKYGEEIYNQAVEEGKMPPEVRDQQLEAIIPYYKNLSNSEMNDVVKIDSSLAAMQLMLVARSHGYDTNPIGGFEADQLAEAFGLDKDRYIPVMILSIGKAMETGYESVCLDAEKLTTFK, encoded by the coding sequence ATGACCACTAAATTAATGAATAATGATTTTTCAGATATAACCTTTGGAAGAAGATCAATTCGCATATATGATGAAACTGTTAAAATTCCACATGAAGAAATGTTAGAAATGATTCAAGAAGCAACAACAGCACCTTCTGCAGTCAATATGCAACCTTGGCGTTTTGTAATTGTCGAAAGCAGAGAAGAAAAGGAAAAGTTGAAACCCCTAATTCGTTTTAATACTCGTCAAAATGATACATCGTCAGCAATGATATTGATATTTGGCGATAAGGAATGTTATAAATATGGAGAAGAAATTTATAATCAAGCAGTTGAAGAAGGGAAAATGCCTCCTGAAGTAAGAGATCAACAATTAGAGGCAATTATTCCTTACTACAAGAATCTTTCCAATTCAGAAATGAATGATGTTGTGAAAATTGACTCTAGTTTAGCCGCTATGCAATTGATGCTTGTGGCGCGCAGTCACGGATATGATACAAATCCAATTGGTGGATTTGAAGCTGACCAACTAGCAGAAGCATTTGGATTAGATAAAGATCGTTATATTCCGGTAATGATCTTATCTATTGGGAAAGCAATGGAGACAGGGTATGAATCTGTTTGCTTAGATGCAGAAAAACTGACTACTTTTAAGTAA
- a CDS encoding M23 family metallopeptidase, whose protein sequence is MDTEKPIIEFPLRGEWFTEVSPVDHVPSHGTNRFGLRYAFDFLQVDSEKPTHPTHDKKNADYFFKGIPLESYYCFGKPIYATFSGEVVAVEHNILEREKASWFHDQTLAIRNSLFFNPERDGFESVGGNYVILKKEETIYAVFCHLQKDSITVKVGENIQKGQLIGKIGHSGNSTEPHLHFHLMDSANIEIAKGIPFIFEQYEKYNGSIWETRTNEIPAAKDLVRFMKE, encoded by the coding sequence ATGGACACAGAAAAACCTATTATTGAATTTCCTTTACGTGGAGAGTGGTTTACTGAAGTGAGTCCAGTAGACCACGTTCCTAGTCATGGAACGAATCGTTTTGGTTTGCGCTATGCTTTTGATTTTCTACAAGTAGACTCAGAAAAGCCCACTCACCCTACACATGACAAAAAAAATGCAGACTATTTTTTTAAAGGAATTCCTTTAGAAAGCTATTATTGCTTTGGAAAACCTATCTATGCAACTTTTTCAGGAGAAGTTGTAGCTGTTGAGCATAATATTTTAGAAAGAGAAAAAGCTTCTTGGTTTCATGACCAGACTTTAGCCATTCGCAATTCCCTCTTCTTCAATCCTGAGCGAGATGGTTTTGAATCAGTTGGAGGAAATTATGTCATTTTAAAAAAAGAAGAAACCATCTATGCAGTGTTCTGCCATCTTCAAAAAGATTCTATAACAGTCAAGGTTGGAGAAAACATTCAAAAAGGACAGTTAATAGGAAAAATCGGACATTCAGGAAATTCCACAGAACCTCACCTGCACTTTCATTTAATGGATTCTGCTAATATTGAAATTGCGAAGGGTATTCCCTTCATATTTGAACAATATGAAAAATATAATGGTTCAATCTGGGAAACGAGAACCAATGAAATTCCGGCTGCAAAAGATCTTGTACGTTTCATGAAAGAATAA
- a CDS encoding glycoside hydrolase family 1 protein: MKKFNDNFLWGASSSAFQIEGAWDKNGKGMSVADYNSFQRSAIQADTKVASDFYHHFEEDIKLMKELGLNVYRFSISWSRIIPDGDGEVNQAGLDFYNRVIDCLVEHDIKPFITLYHFDLPFALVEKYNGWENRDCVTAFQRYAQVCYQAFGDRVKDWQVNNEQNLMIRVNERMNMYHVEPENAEKVRAQMDYHMFVAHALATTDCHKMVDGGKIGPSVSSTMTYPSSTKPEDVWAARMNDNFKTNYALEMYCFGAYPGYYEKYLRDLEIYPEILPEDPEILKGAKPDFIAVNYYRTLVASYLPADEMHPVGTKEKDIDFDLYGYFKIEPNQHLKASQYGAQIDPMGLRLVLNDYYRQYRLPLIITENGLGTPDVLTEDQKVHDDYRIDYIRDHIAACHDAISDGVELFGYCPWSAIDLLSSHQGFKKRYGFIYVNREDHDLKDLRRIKKDSFYWYQEVIRNNGLAEEK, translated from the coding sequence ATGAAAAAATTTAACGATAATTTTTTATGGGGAGCTTCCTCATCAGCATTTCAAATTGAAGGTGCATGGGATAAAAATGGTAAAGGCATGTCTGTTGCTGATTACAATTCTTTCCAAAGGTCAGCAATTCAAGCAGACACAAAAGTAGCCAGTGACTTTTATCATCATTTTGAAGAAGATATCAAGTTAATGAAAGAATTGGGCTTGAATGTTTACCGTTTCTCCATATCATGGTCACGCATCATACCTGATGGAGATGGAGAAGTGAACCAAGCGGGACTTGATTTTTATAACCGTGTGATCGACTGTTTAGTGGAGCATGATATTAAACCGTTTATTACCTTGTATCATTTTGATTTACCCTTTGCCTTGGTCGAAAAGTATAATGGATGGGAAAATAGAGACTGTGTCACTGCTTTCCAACGGTACGCGCAAGTTTGTTACCAAGCGTTTGGGGACCGCGTTAAAGACTGGCAAGTAAATAATGAGCAAAACTTAATGATCCGAGTAAATGAGCGAATGAATATGTATCATGTAGAACCAGAAAATGCAGAAAAAGTACGCGCACAAATGGATTACCATATGTTTGTTGCTCACGCTCTAGCAACTACTGACTGCCATAAAATGGTGGACGGTGGTAAAATCGGTCCTTCTGTATCTTCAACTATGACCTACCCAAGTTCAACTAAACCAGAAGATGTTTGGGCAGCAAGAATGAATGATAATTTTAAGACCAACTATGCTTTAGAAATGTACTGTTTTGGAGCCTATCCTGGTTATTATGAAAAATACTTGCGAGATCTTGAAATTTACCCTGAGATATTACCTGAAGATCCAGAAATCTTAAAAGGTGCTAAGCCAGATTTTATTGCCGTGAATTATTACCGCACATTGGTGGCAAGTTATCTACCAGCTGATGAAATGCATCCAGTTGGAACAAAAGAAAAAGATATTGATTTTGACTTATATGGATACTTCAAAATTGAACCCAACCAGCACTTGAAAGCCTCACAATATGGAGCACAGATTGATCCGATGGGGCTACGTTTGGTTCTAAATGATTATTACCGTCAATACCGGTTACCATTGATTATTACCGAAAATGGTTTGGGAACACCAGACGTCTTAACAGAAGATCAAAAAGTTCATGATGACTATCGGATTGATTATATTCGTGATCATATTGCTGCTTGTCATGATGCCATTAGCGACGGTGTTGAATTATTCGGGTACTGTCCTTGGTCAGCAATCGATTTGCTAAGTTCTCATCAAGGATTCAAAAAACGGTATGGCTTTATTTACGTTAATCGTGAAGATCATGACCTGAAAGATTTGAGACGAATCAAAAAAGACAGTTTCTATTGGTATCAAGAGGTCATTCGAAATAATGGTTTGGCAGAAGAAAAGTAA
- a CDS encoding DUF2441 domain-containing protein: MQYYHLVTRKPMYVSQKISFDKTHKNRLYYFFLDNNFKSKSNESLDQIIHHLDSTIENEELSFLKDSLSHTARAIREVITEMTRLEYFPMLPSRFECLYGSDSLEGILEWKELFESYNRNIIQIVKLETTGPIFKGNAALLPSLENSSFLEKIDQAKEYWSSPTENHLTEVLIGGEILVAEIIEDFQSTVFIK, from the coding sequence TTGCAATACTACCATCTAGTCACAAGAAAACCAATGTATGTTAGTCAAAAAATTAGTTTTGATAAAACACATAAAAATAGATTATATTACTTCTTCTTAGACAATAATTTTAAAAGTAAATCAAATGAGTCTTTGGACCAGATAATACATCATTTAGATTCAACAATTGAGAATGAAGAACTATCATTTTTAAAAGATTCTTTATCTCATACTGCTAGAGCGATTAGAGAAGTAATTACAGAAATGACTAGATTAGAATACTTTCCCATGCTTCCCTCAAGATTCGAATGCTTATATGGGTCTGATAGTCTAGAGGGCATACTTGAATGGAAAGAATTGTTTGAATCCTATAACAGAAATATTATTCAAATTGTCAAACTCGAAACTACCGGACCAATTTTCAAAGGAAATGCTGCTTTACTTCCATCCTTAGAAAACTCTTCTTTTTTAGAAAAAATCGATCAAGCAAAAGAATATTGGAGTTCTCCTACTGAAAATCATCTTACTGAAGTACTGATTGGTGGAGAAATTTTAGTTGCAGAGATTATTGAAGATTTCCAGTCAACTGTCTTTATAAAATAG
- a CDS encoding beta-glucoside-specific PTS transporter subunit IIABC — protein MDYKKTAQQILNYVGGKENVSELTHCFTRLRFTLKNSKLPQKDKLLKIEGVISVVESNGQYQVILGNKVEKVYDQLEPLLSEMQKSQEDEDHISLGSRILNTITAIFTPTIPAIAASGMLKGILAIASIVATSFYQTDIKEYDTYVILNAASDALFYFMPIILGYAAAKVFKANEYIAMIIGATLCYPTIVALMTGETAVSLFGIGITKANYVSSVIPIIIAVFILSYVQRFLERVIPEVLKIIMVPTLSLLVMVPTTLLLFGPIGIYIGQFINWIYYYIMNFSPILLGAFIGGIWCILVIFGAHRAIIPIGINDVAQTGKQNLLAFAGAANFSQAGAALGVFLKTKNKSLKTVAASATVTALFGITEPAIYGVNLRLKKPMIYAVISGAAGGALMGWGGSYGIAFANQGVLTIPVYAEAGTKAFLSYLVGCSIAFFGACALTMILGFKDLPSEDQELVQPDSDELLVSDDDMKILSPIKGQVIPLSEVEDEVFSSGALGKGIAIYPEIGEVRAPMDCTVSALYPTLHAIGLALDNGIEMLIHIGINTVELKGTHFESFVSVGDHIEKGTKIVSFDIDAIVAAGYDLTTSLVITNSPQYQTIDSSKQPQVTNEDNLLFIKL, from the coding sequence TTGGATTATAAAAAAACTGCTCAACAAATTTTAAATTATGTCGGTGGAAAGGAAAATGTTTCGGAGTTAACGCACTGCTTTACCCGATTGCGTTTTACATTGAAGAATTCTAAGTTGCCTCAAAAAGATAAGCTACTCAAAATAGAAGGCGTCATTTCGGTTGTAGAAAGCAACGGTCAGTACCAAGTTATATTAGGTAACAAGGTAGAGAAAGTCTATGATCAATTAGAACCCTTGTTAAGTGAGATGCAAAAGTCACAAGAAGATGAGGATCATATTTCTCTAGGCAGTAGAATATTAAATACTATTACAGCTATTTTTACACCAACGATTCCAGCAATTGCTGCATCGGGTATGTTAAAAGGTATTTTAGCAATTGCTTCAATTGTGGCAACTTCGTTTTATCAAACAGATATTAAAGAATATGATACTTATGTTATATTAAATGCTGCTTCAGATGCACTTTTTTATTTCATGCCGATTATTTTAGGTTATGCGGCAGCTAAAGTATTTAAAGCCAATGAATATATAGCTATGATTATCGGAGCCACACTTTGTTACCCTACAATTGTTGCTTTAATGACAGGGGAGACAGCAGTGTCCTTGTTTGGCATAGGTATTACGAAAGCTAACTATGTCTCATCCGTTATCCCTATTATTATTGCTGTTTTCATACTATCTTATGTACAACGTTTCTTAGAAAGAGTCATTCCAGAAGTTTTGAAGATCATTATGGTTCCCACATTATCATTACTGGTTATGGTTCCCACGACGTTGCTGTTATTTGGTCCAATTGGAATCTATATCGGACAATTTATTAATTGGATTTATTACTACATTATGAACTTCAGCCCTATTTTATTAGGAGCCTTCATTGGCGGTATTTGGTGTATACTGGTCATCTTTGGAGCTCATCGTGCAATTATCCCAATCGGAATAAACGATGTGGCACAAACGGGAAAACAAAATCTACTAGCTTTTGCCGGTGCAGCTAACTTCTCTCAAGCTGGTGCAGCTCTAGGCGTTTTCTTGAAAACTAAAAATAAAAGCTTAAAAACAGTTGCAGCATCTGCTACTGTGACAGCTCTATTCGGTATTACTGAACCTGCTATTTATGGAGTGAATTTGCGTTTGAAAAAACCAATGATTTATGCTGTTATCAGTGGTGCTGCAGGAGGTGCCTTGATGGGGTGGGGTGGTTCTTACGGAATAGCTTTTGCTAATCAAGGTGTATTAACGATTCCAGTTTATGCTGAAGCGGGTACGAAAGCTTTTCTAAGCTATCTTGTTGGTTGTAGCATAGCCTTTTTTGGTGCCTGTGCACTGACAATGATTTTAGGATTTAAAGATTTGCCAAGTGAAGATCAAGAACTTGTACAACCAGATTCAGATGAATTATTAGTCTCAGATGATGACATGAAGATTTTATCTCCTATAAAAGGACAAGTCATTCCGTTGTCAGAAGTAGAGGACGAAGTTTTTTCTTCGGGAGCATTAGGTAAAGGGATTGCGATTTATCCAGAAATAGGAGAAGTTCGTGCACCAATGGATTGTACAGTGTCGGCTTTATACCCAACGCTACATGCTATTGGGTTAGCATTAGATAATGGTATTGAAATGTTGATTCACATCGGAATCAATACGGTAGAATTAAAAGGAACGCATTTTGAAAGTTTTGTATCTGTTGGTGACCATATTGAGAAAGGAACCAAGATTGTTTCCTTTGATATTGATGCTATTGTAGCTGCAGGATATGATTTAACAACCTCTTTGGTTATTACGAATTCACCACAGTATCAAACAATAGATTCAAGCAAGCAACCTCAAGTCACGAATGAAGATAATTTATTATTTATTAAGCTATAG
- a CDS encoding ABC transporter permease subunit, which translates to MRNPDLLLEMVKESIVQIFTYRYLSELFVIYQQTNGDYTLKLISASLAITLFSLLVYSYYFPKLKNKTVTRLIRYLEDIESLPVLGIVFFVHWFSVVIYKETSIYLFKTVGTPREPAITVPLVILSIFPIIFLIKFMTPYIKDVYQSNYFVFAKSLGYPKHKLFFSYVIPNLLTFLENIMKFIYLEMITVMLFIEIQFNTGGLLTGLRNTQIMPPNSNSPQVMVISYLFLLLSPYLLMSILFKIINIFNSNK; encoded by the coding sequence ATGAGAAATCCAGACTTATTATTGGAAATGGTTAAAGAATCCATTGTACAAATTTTTACATATCGTTACTTATCTGAATTATTCGTTATTTATCAACAAACTAACGGTGATTATACATTAAAATTAATCAGTGCTAGTTTAGCTATAACATTATTTTCACTACTTGTGTACAGTTACTATTTCCCAAAACTGAAGAACAAAACAGTAACGAGATTGATAAGGTATTTAGAAGATATCGAGAGTTTACCTGTGCTTGGCATTGTATTCTTTGTCCATTGGTTTAGTGTCGTTATTTATAAAGAAACTTCCATCTATCTGTTTAAAACAGTTGGTACGCCCAGAGAACCAGCGATAACTGTTCCATTAGTTATATTGAGTATTTTTCCAATTATTTTTCTGATTAAATTCATGACTCCGTATATCAAAGATGTTTATCAATCCAATTATTTTGTCTTCGCAAAATCATTAGGGTATCCTAAACATAAACTATTCTTTTCCTATGTTATTCCAAATTTACTAACCTTTTTAGAAAACATTATGAAGTTTATTTATCTAGAAATGATCACAGTGATGCTTTTTATTGAAATTCAATTCAATACAGGAGGACTATTAACTGGCTTAAGAAATACGCAAATTATGCCTCCTAATAGTAATAGCCCACAAGTAATGGTTATCAGTTATTTATTTTTATTATTGAGTCCGTATTTACTTATGAGTATTTTGTTTAAAATAATCAATATTTTCAATTCAAACAAATAA
- a CDS encoding DUF6366 family protein translates to MNRRKKKDNSIINLVEGTRRLTLGIPSDKNDTISWKSTLLLIVVLISAFFIYSLLEK, encoded by the coding sequence ATGAATAGAAGAAAAAAGAAAGATAATTCTATCATTAATTTAGTTGAAGGAACAAGAAGACTTACACTTGGAATCCCTTCTGACAAAAATGATACAATAAGTTGGAAAAGTACTCTTTTATTAATAGTAGTATTAATTTCAGCCTTTTTTATCTATTCACTACTAGAAAAATAA
- the map gene encoding type I methionyl aminopeptidase, giving the protein MITLKSQREIDAMDESGSILANMHIALRDFIKPGITSWDIEEFAHKFILDNGAIPEQIGFEGYKYATCISINDEICHGFPRKEVLKNGDLIKVDTVINLKGALSDSCWSYIVGESTPEKDRLMEITLKAMYKGIEQAQVGNRIGDIGHAIQTYVESENLSIVREFLGHGVGPTLHEAPDVPSYGQSGKGLRLKEGMVITVEPMVNTGSWKSKMDDNGWTARTKDGGLSCQFEHTLAITKDGPRLLTSQNDQ; this is encoded by the coding sequence TTGATTACATTAAAGTCACAACGCGAAATCGATGCAATGGATGAATCTGGATCAATCTTAGCGAATATGCATATTGCTTTACGCGATTTTATTAAACCTGGTATAACGAGTTGGGATATTGAAGAATTCGCTCATAAATTTATCTTGGATAATGGTGCCATACCGGAACAAATTGGCTTTGAAGGATACAAATATGCAACATGTATCAGCATAAACGATGAAATTTGTCATGGTTTCCCAAGAAAAGAAGTTCTTAAAAATGGAGATTTGATCAAAGTTGATACGGTTATTAATTTGAAGGGTGCTTTATCAGATTCTTGCTGGAGTTATATAGTTGGAGAATCCACTCCTGAGAAAGATCGTTTAATGGAAATTACTCTAAAAGCTATGTATAAAGGTATTGAACAGGCACAAGTCGGAAACCGTATAGGAGATATCGGTCATGCTATTCAAACTTACGTTGAAAGTGAAAACTTATCAATTGTCCGAGAATTCTTAGGACATGGCGTTGGTCCAACCTTACATGAAGCTCCAGACGTTCCTTCTTACGGACAGTCAGGCAAAGGCCTACGCTTAAAAGAAGGCATGGTTATTACTGTGGAGCCCATGGTAAACACAGGATCATGGAAATCAAAAATGGACGATAATGGTTGGACTGCTCGAACAAAAGACGGGGGTCTCAGTTGCCAATTTGAACACACATTAGCGATTACAAAAGATGGCCCACGTCTTTTAACTTCTCAAAATGATCAATAA
- a CDS encoding nucleotidyltransferase family protein, producing the protein MATYKKQLIEMITHDSYLLSILKAVEKLNLTDAWVCAGLIRNKVWDKLHNTTTPINDIDVIYFDTSDISLEIEKQLEKKLSCLLPNQPWTVKNQARMHSKSGFDPFTSSYDGVAHFPETPTAIAVRFYNKKIEIIAPHGLNDLFGLTVKPTPFYQQDSEFHSIYVDRIQNKKWKIYP; encoded by the coding sequence GTGGCTACTTATAAAAAACAATTGATAGAAATGATTACACACGATAGTTACCTCTTATCCATTCTAAAAGCAGTTGAAAAACTGAATTTAACTGATGCTTGGGTATGTGCTGGACTTATACGGAATAAAGTTTGGGATAAGTTACATAACACTACAACTCCTATAAATGATATTGACGTTATTTATTTTGATACTTCAGACATATCGTTGGAAATAGAAAAGCAACTTGAAAAAAAATTAAGTTGTTTGCTTCCAAATCAGCCTTGGACCGTAAAAAATCAAGCTCGTATGCATTCGAAAAGTGGATTTGATCCTTTTACTTCATCCTATGATGGTGTTGCTCATTTTCCAGAAACTCCAACTGCAATAGCGGTAAGATTTTATAATAAAAAGATTGAAATCATTGCTCCCCATGGGCTAAACGATTTGTTTGGATTGACAGTAAAACCCACACCCTTTTATCAACAAGATAGCGAATTTCATTCCATATATGTTGATCGTATTCAAAACAAAAAATGGAAAATTTATCCATAG
- a CDS encoding MarR family winged helix-turn-helix transcriptional regulator encodes MNLREISKLFYQIKVSNQETTSLFEKETGFSLTRYELMMFLKEKGKCSQIQIHVELKIDSAAITRHLKILEEKDYVIRERNQENNREIFVQLTEKAKQDLENCEKEHNSLHNNLAITLNDEEANQLLHLLNKLTR; translated from the coding sequence ATGAATTTAAGGGAAATAAGTAAGTTGTTTTATCAAATCAAAGTATCTAATCAAGAGACTACTTCACTTTTTGAAAAAGAAACCGGCTTTAGCCTAACCAGGTATGAGTTAATGATGTTTCTCAAAGAAAAAGGGAAATGTTCTCAAATTCAGATTCATGTAGAATTAAAAATAGATAGTGCTGCTATTACTAGGCATTTAAAAATATTGGAAGAAAAAGATTATGTTATTAGGGAACGTAACCAAGAAAATAATAGAGAAATTTTTGTTCAGCTAACTGAGAAAGCAAAACAGGATTTAGAAAATTGTGAAAAGGAACATAATTCTCTGCACAATAATTTGGCTATTACACTTAATGATGAAGAGGCTAACCAATTATTACACTTATTGAATAAGTTAACTAGATAG